Proteins encoded in a region of the Mycolicibacterium chitae genome:
- a CDS encoding ParA family protein, protein MVGVGTQVLAVANQKGGVAKTTTVASLGAAMVEAGKRVLLVDLDPQGCLTFSLGQDPDKLPVSVHEVLLGDVEPTAALVQTDEGMTLLPANIDLAGAEAMLLMRAGREYALKRALAKVADDFDVVIIDCPPSLGVLTLNGLTAADEVIVPLQCETLAHRGVGQFLRTVTDVQQITNPDLTMLGALPTLYDSRTTHSRDVLFDVVDRYGLPVLAPPIPRTVRFAEATASGASVLAGRKNKGAMAYRELADALLKHWKSGKKLATFTPEV, encoded by the coding sequence ATGGTTGGCGTGGGGACGCAGGTATTGGCAGTGGCCAACCAGAAGGGTGGGGTGGCCAAGACGACGACAGTGGCGTCGCTGGGCGCCGCGATGGTCGAGGCGGGCAAGCGGGTGCTGCTCGTCGACCTGGATCCGCAGGGCTGTCTGACGTTCTCGCTGGGCCAGGATCCCGACAAACTGCCGGTCTCGGTGCACGAGGTCCTGCTCGGTGACGTGGAGCCGACGGCGGCGCTGGTGCAGACCGACGAGGGCATGACGCTGCTGCCGGCCAACATCGACCTGGCCGGCGCCGAGGCGATGTTGCTGATGCGGGCCGGGCGGGAATACGCCCTGAAGCGGGCGCTGGCGAAGGTGGCCGATGATTTCGATGTGGTGATCATCGACTGCCCGCCCTCGCTGGGGGTGCTCACGCTCAACGGGCTGACCGCGGCCGACGAGGTCATCGTCCCGCTGCAGTGCGAGACGCTGGCGCACCGCGGCGTGGGTCAGTTCCTGCGCACGGTGACCGACGTCCAGCAGATCACCAACCCGGACCTGACCATGCTCGGGGCGCTGCCCACGCTGTACGACTCGCGCACTACGCACAGCCGCGACGTGCTGTTCGACGTCGTCGACCGCTACGGGCTGCCGGTGCTGGCGCCGCCGATCCCGCGGACCGTGCGCTTCGCCGAGGCTACCGCCTCGGGGGCCTCGGTGCTCGCCGGGCGCAAGAACAAGGGCGCGATGGCCTACCGGGAACTGGCGGACGCGCTGCTCAAGCATTGGAAATCCGGCAAGAAGCTCGCGACCTTCACCCCGGAGGTCTAG
- a CDS encoding acid phosphatase: MSVGEHRLILLRHGETEWSLSGQHTSTTDLELTPRGREQAQLAALALAHLDLHDALVFSSPRRRALATAELAGLAVHEEVPGLAEWDYGDYEGRTTREIRRDTPGWLLWTHGCPGGESVAQVSARADAAIELALDHLGEHDVVFVGHGHFSRSVLTRWVEQPLSEGARYGFGPAALAVCGFDYGLRQLKSLGLTAHREPRTP, encoded by the coding sequence GTGAGTGTCGGTGAGCATCGGCTGATCCTGCTGCGCCACGGCGAGACCGAGTGGTCGCTGTCGGGGCAGCACACCAGCACCACCGACCTGGAGCTGACCCCGCGCGGCCGCGAACAGGCCCAGCTGGCCGCGCTGGCCCTGGCGCACCTGGACCTGCACGATGCGCTGGTGTTCAGCAGCCCGCGGCGGCGCGCGCTGGCCACCGCCGAACTCGCCGGACTGGCGGTGCACGAGGAGGTCCCCGGGCTGGCCGAATGGGACTACGGCGACTACGAGGGCCGGACCACCCGCGAGATCCGGCGGGACACCCCCGGCTGGCTGCTGTGGACGCACGGCTGCCCCGGCGGGGAGTCGGTGGCGCAGGTCAGTGCGCGCGCCGACGCGGCCATCGAGTTGGCGCTGGATCACCTCGGCGAGCACGACGTGGTGTTCGTCGGTCACGGCCACTTCTCCCGGTCGGTGCTGACCCGCTGGGTCGAGCAGCCGCTGAGCGAGGGGGCCCGGTACGGCTTCGGCCCGGCCGCGCTGGCGGTGTGCGGCTTCGATTACGGTCTGCGCCAGCTGAAGTCGCTGGGGCTGACCGCGCACCGCGAACCCAGGACACCGTGA